GGAGGATCTCAGAGCGAGCCGGCTCGACCCAACCACAACGCTGGCCAACGCTATTCGGCAGGCGGAGCGGCCGCCCTCCCTGCTCATCAATGCATCCGCGGTCGGTTTCTACGGAGATCGTGGAGAGGAGTCTCTCGACGAAGCCTCATCGTCCGGAGAGGGCTTCCTCGCCGAGCTTTCGCAAGACTGGGAGACCGCGGCCCTGGCCGCGCGATCGGAAGACACCCGGGTGGTTCTCCTACGCCTGGGCATGGTGCTGGCGCAGGAGGGTGCGCTCGAAAAGATGCTGACCCCGTTCAAGCTCGGGCTCGGGGGACCGGTCGGTTCCGGCCGCCAGTTCTGGCCATGGATCGGGGTCGACGACGTGAGCGGTATCGTCGAGTTCATCCTCGGCCAACCCGAGATCGAAGGTCCGGTCAACGTCGTCGCCCCTCAGGAAACCAGGTGCTCCGAATTTGCCCGCACCCTCGGACGCGCACTCTCTCGACCGGCGATCTTGCCTGCACCCGCCTTTGCGGTGAGACTTGCTCTGGGCGAAATGGCTGACTCCTTGCTCCTCTCGTCGCAACGCGTCCGGCCAGCATTGCTCGAAGAAGCAGGCTACGAGTACAGGGCACCGACGTTGGACATCGCTCTTCGAACAGCCCTAAAAACATCATGAGAAGGTTTGAACGTTGAACGTTTAAACGTTAAACGTTAGAACGTTTCAACGTGCAACGATCGCTATCCGGCGAGGGCTTCGACGGGGGTGAGCCGTGCTGCGCGCAGCGAGGGGTAGATTCCGGCGATCAGGCCGACACTGATTGCGAAGACGACCGCCAGGAAGACCGCGAAACCGGAGATTGGCAAACCGGCCTCGAAGAATTGCCCGGCGATACCGCACACCACCACCGCGACGAAGAACCCGATGATTGCTCCTATGACCGACAGGAAAACCGCTTCGATCAGGAACTGAAGCAGGATGTCCCGGTCCTCGGCGCCGATCGACTTGCGCAGGCCGATTTCGAAGAGACGCTCGGCGAGCGAGATCTGCAGCACTGAAAAGATCCCCACACCACCGACCACCAGCGAGATGCCCGAGATCGCGAAGAGGATGATCGTCCAGCCATTCAGCATGACGTCTATCTCCTCCTCGGCTTCGAGGATTTCCTGTGCGACGTTTTCAATCTCGAAATCCTCGACCCTGTTGTGCTGGCGCCAGAGCCTGTTTTTCAGATGGGCAAAGAGCTCCGAAAGTTTGCTCGTGTCCGCCGCTTTCACCATCAACATGGGAACCCGCTCGCCACCGCCGTAAAGCCC
Above is a genomic segment from Acidobacteriota bacterium containing:
- a CDS encoding TIGR01777 family oxidoreductase; its protein translation is EDLRASRLDPTTTLANAIRQAERPPSLLINASAVGFYGDRGEESLDEASSSGEGFLAELSQDWETAALAARSEDTRVVLLRLGMVLAQEGALEKMLTPFKLGLGGPVGSGRQFWPWIGVDDVSGIVEFILGQPEIEGPVNVVAPQETRCSEFARTLGRALSRPAILPAPAFAVRLALGEMADSLLLSSQRVRPALLEEAGYEYRAPTLDIALRTALKTS